A section of the Spirosoma pollinicola genome encodes:
- a CDS encoding AraC family transcriptional regulator — MKRSIQHELLTVQVVETSLWTYPIHDHNHFELILIRTGSGQHVINGNRFAYQAGDVFFLGPLDSHSFVIEKMTCFCCLSFTELYMAGLAMSGATSWLQIKEHGLMVNHQLVGSIVTDSIEQQNLNALVDIILTEQHNHRQLMANQVVEALMKTILSLVDRQLMQRAVGANPSTGCSSSLMQRIGMYVSHHITRPDHLRMEKMADVFNYSQSHLGALFKQQAGETISQYIIRYKLQLVETRLRLSTMTISQIADEFGFTDICHLNKLFKRYYQSTPTDYRRSLLRPARLNTACLQPSFS, encoded by the coding sequence ATGAAACGCAGCATCCAGCATGAACTCCTTACTGTTCAGGTAGTTGAAACAAGCCTATGGACGTACCCGATTCATGACCACAATCACTTTGAATTAATCCTGATTCGTACCGGAAGCGGGCAGCATGTAATCAACGGCAACCGGTTTGCCTATCAGGCCGGTGATGTGTTTTTTCTGGGGCCGTTGGACAGTCATTCGTTTGTGATCGAAAAAATGACCTGCTTTTGCTGTCTCTCTTTCACCGAGCTTTATATGGCCGGGTTAGCCATGTCTGGCGCAACTTCCTGGTTACAGATTAAAGAGCACGGACTTATGGTCAACCACCAGCTCGTGGGGAGTATCGTGACCGATTCCATTGAGCAGCAAAATCTGAACGCACTTGTCGACATAATTTTAACGGAACAGCACAATCATCGGCAACTGATGGCGAATCAAGTCGTTGAGGCTTTGATGAAAACGATTTTGAGTCTGGTGGATCGTCAACTCATGCAGCGAGCGGTAGGAGCCAACCCGTCGACTGGTTGTTCGTCCTCGCTGATGCAGCGTATTGGTATGTACGTTAGTCATCATATAACCCGGCCGGATCATCTGCGCATGGAAAAAATGGCCGATGTATTCAACTATTCGCAAAGTCATCTGGGCGCTTTGTTTAAGCAACAGGCTGGCGAAACCATCAGTCAGTACATAATCCGCTATAAGCTGCAACTGGTAGAAACAAGGCTACGGCTGAGTACCATGACCATTTCGCAGATAGCTGACGAATTCGGGTTCACGGATATTTGCCACCTCAACAAGCTTTTCAAGCGCTATTACCAATCGACGCCCACCGATTACCGACGAAGTCTGCTTCGTCCTGCACGCCTGAATACGGCCTGTCTGCAACCATCATTCAGTTAG
- a CDS encoding DUF5996 family protein, whose protein sequence is MTTKQLIEPSWPALDFADWHDTLVTLHLWTQIVGKIRLRQMPWTNHSWHVPLYVASQGFTTGSLPYEGGVFQIDFNFLAHQLRLSTSNGEVATIRLYARSVANFHQELMDQLNQLGIDVSIHPVPNEVEQAIPFAEDEIHHSYDPVMVSQFWQAVVRIHTVFTRFRAGFTGKCSPVHFFWGSFDLAVTRFSGRPAPLHPGGAPNMSDRVMQEAYSHEVSSAGFWPGSEQFPQAAFYSYCYPTPENFGQQPVKPAEAFFSPEMGEFFLPYDAVRRAADPEQMLLDFLRTTYEAAAKTGQWNRNALECDFSSFEM, encoded by the coding sequence ATGACGACAAAACAACTTATCGAACCTAGCTGGCCCGCTCTTGATTTTGCCGACTGGCATGATACACTCGTAACGCTTCATCTCTGGACGCAGATTGTGGGAAAAATACGGCTTCGGCAAATGCCCTGGACGAACCACTCCTGGCATGTCCCGCTATACGTGGCTTCGCAAGGATTTACTACGGGTAGTTTACCTTATGAGGGGGGCGTCTTCCAGATAGACTTTAATTTCCTGGCCCATCAACTGCGCCTTAGTACCAGCAACGGCGAGGTGGCAACGATCAGACTCTATGCGCGTAGCGTCGCCAATTTTCATCAGGAACTGATGGACCAGCTCAACCAGCTAGGTATTGACGTCTCGATTCACCCCGTTCCAAACGAAGTCGAACAGGCTATTCCGTTTGCCGAGGATGAAATCCACCACTCTTACGACCCTGTTATGGTTAGCCAGTTCTGGCAGGCAGTTGTACGTATTCATACGGTGTTCACTCGTTTTCGGGCGGGCTTTACTGGCAAATGCAGTCCGGTACATTTTTTCTGGGGCAGCTTCGATCTGGCCGTTACACGATTTTCGGGTCGACCGGCTCCCCTGCATCCGGGGGGCGCGCCCAACATGTCTGACCGGGTAATGCAGGAGGCCTACTCTCACGAAGTAAGCTCGGCCGGATTCTGGCCTGGTAGCGAGCAGTTTCCCCAGGCCGCTTTTTATTCCTACTGTTACCCCACGCCGGAGAATTTTGGCCAGCAACCAGTCAAGCCAGCCGAGGCATTTTTCAGCCCCGAAATGGGCGAATTTTTCCTGCCCTACGATGCCGTTCGACGGGCAGCTGACCCGGAACAGATGCTGCTCGATTTTCTCCGGACAACCTACGAAGCTGCCGCCAAAACCGGGCAATGGAACC